In Fusobacterium hwasookii, a single window of DNA contains:
- a CDS encoding GTPase family protein, translating to MDDIKFNTYRENDINKKITCIGVRPLDIMITGITGAGKSTTLNAFFQKTVAIVGDGVDPETMELDAYALNNYFRIWDTPGLGDGIEIDKIHKKKITDLLHKMYFVNEHMYAFIDLVIVIIEGSTRDMGTTYTLLNEIIIPNIQKDRILVIINQADIAMKGYYWDNITKSPDPQLISFLNEKAISVKERVKEATGVDIFTPVYYSAEYNWNVKAVFDFIIDNMPLEKRKLYSKEKNINIMITGATGCGKSSTINALFDLDIAKVGSGINLVTTTINHYDLDNLILWDTPGLGDGKEADARYTKNIINKLLEKDEKGNFLIDLVLVILDGSSRDLSISYELINNVIIPNLGENKKNRILVAINQADMAMKGRNWNYKENKPEPKLVEFLDEKVKLVSKRIKEATGLDITPIYYSAGFKEDGIKQNPYNLSKLLYYIIKHTPKEKRTSYAQNINQNTEMWIDSDGLKNYKEGVFD from the coding sequence ATGGATGATATAAAGTTCAATACCTATAGAGAAAATGATATAAATAAAAAAATTACTTGTATAGGAGTAAGACCTTTAGATATTATGATAACTGGTATAACTGGTGCTGGAAAGTCAACTACATTAAATGCTTTTTTTCAAAAAACTGTTGCTATAGTTGGAGATGGTGTTGATCCTGAAACTATGGAATTAGATGCTTATGCTTTAAATAATTATTTTAGAATTTGGGATACTCCTGGTTTAGGTGATGGTATAGAAATAGATAAAATTCATAAAAAAAAGATAACTGATCTTCTTCATAAAATGTATTTTGTAAATGAGCATATGTATGCATTTATTGATTTAGTTATAGTAATTATAGAAGGTTCTACTAGAGATATGGGAACAACCTATACTCTACTAAATGAAATAATTATTCCCAATATTCAAAAAGACAGAATATTGGTAATTATAAATCAGGCTGACATTGCAATGAAAGGTTATTATTGGGATAATATTACAAAAAGTCCTGATCCGCAATTAATATCTTTTTTAAATGAGAAAGCTATTTCTGTAAAAGAACGTGTAAAAGAAGCAACTGGAGTTGATATATTTACACCAGTTTATTATTCAGCTGAATATAATTGGAATGTTAAAGCAGTTTTTGATTTTATTATTGACAATATGCCACTTGAGAAAAGAAAATTATATTCAAAAGAAAAAAATATTAATATTATGATAACAGGAGCAACTGGCTGTGGAAAAAGTTCAACAATCAATGCTTTATTTGATCTAGATATTGCTAAGGTTGGAAGTGGTATAAATCTAGTAACTACGACAATTAATCATTATGACCTAGATAATCTTATATTATGGGATACTCCTGGCTTAGGTGATGGAAAAGAAGCTGATGCTAGATATACAAAAAATATCATTAATAAATTACTCGAAAAAGATGAAAAAGGAAACTTTTTAATAGATTTAGTCTTAGTTATCTTAGATGGAAGTTCAAGAGATCTTAGTATCTCTTATGAACTTATTAATAATGTTATTATTCCAAATCTTGGTGAAAATAAAAAGAATAGAATTCTTGTTGCTATTAACCAAGCTGATATGGCAATGAAAGGTAGAAATTGGAATTATAAAGAAAATAAACCTGAACCTAAATTAGTTGAATTTCTTGATGAGAAAGTTAAATTAGTTAGTAAAAGGATAAAAGAAGCTACAGGTTTAGATATCACTCCTATTTATTATAGTGCTGGTTTTAAAGAAGATGGAATAAAACAAAATCCTTATAATCTTTCAAAATTACTTTACTATATAATAAAGCATACTCCTAAAGAAAAGAGAACTTCATATGCACAGAATATAAATCAAAATACTGAAATGTGGATAGATAGTGATGGGTTAAAAAATTATAAAGAAGGAGTATTTGATTAA
- a CDS encoding GTPase, translating to MRDKKSIFEEMENDIMKSNVPEKDKIKMMKNLSNLKEQKINLMITGGTGSGKSSTINALFDIEVAKVGIGVKPETKKITRYDLDNLILWDTPGLGDGKEADARYTKDIINKLLEKDQKGNFLIDLVLVILEGSSRDLVLLII from the coding sequence GTGAGAGATAAAAAAAGTATTTTTGAAGAAATGGAAAATGATATTATGAAGTCAAATGTTCCTGAAAAAGATAAAATTAAAATGATGAAAAATCTTTCTAATTTAAAAGAGCAAAAAATAAATCTTATGATAACAGGAGGAACAGGCTCTGGAAAAAGTTCAACAATTAATGCTTTATTTGATATAGAAGTTGCTAAGGTTGGAATTGGGGTAAAGCCAGAAACTAAGAAAATTACTCGTTATGACCTAGATAATCTTATATTATGGGATACTCCTGGCTTAGGTGATGGAAAAGAAGCTGATGCTAGATATACAAAAGATATCATTAATAAATTACTTGAAAAAGATCAAAAAGGAAACTTTTTAATAGATTTAGTACTAGTTATCTTAGAAGGGAGTTCAAGAGACTTGGTACTTCTTATAATTTAA